Proteins encoded within one genomic window of Egicoccus sp. AB-alg2:
- a CDS encoding Fpg/Nei family DNA glycosylase, whose protein sequence is MPELPDIEDYLAALRPRVVGARLDRLRITGFSLLKTFDPPVSAIEGQRITDLRRLGKRIVFVFDDVPGAPEPLFAVLHLMIAGRLRWREAGAKIPGKLGMAAFDVSDGPLGDGTLLLTEAGTKKRASLHVVRGEAALAEHDRGGVDPLSVDLDGFAEQLRLENRTLKRALTDPRRFSGIGNAFSDEILHAARLSPVKRTRQLTDEELAHLHATTRTVLTDWIRRLRERTGDGFPEEVTAFRPDFAVHGKYGEPCPVCATTVQRIRYADNETNYCPRCQTEGKLLADRSLSRILKEDWPKTVDQLEGA, encoded by the coding sequence GTGCCGGAGCTGCCTGACATCGAGGACTACCTCGCCGCCCTGCGGCCGCGGGTCGTCGGCGCACGCCTCGACCGGTTGCGCATCACCGGCTTCTCGCTGCTGAAGACCTTCGACCCGCCGGTCTCGGCCATCGAGGGGCAGCGGATCACCGATCTGCGGCGGCTGGGCAAGCGGATCGTGTTCGTCTTCGACGACGTGCCCGGAGCGCCCGAGCCGCTGTTCGCCGTGCTGCACCTGATGATCGCCGGGCGGCTGCGGTGGCGCGAGGCGGGAGCCAAGATTCCCGGCAAACTCGGCATGGCGGCCTTCGACGTCTCCGACGGCCCGCTCGGCGACGGCACCCTGCTGCTGACCGAGGCGGGCACGAAGAAGCGCGCGTCGTTGCACGTCGTGCGTGGCGAGGCGGCGCTGGCCGAGCACGACCGCGGCGGGGTCGACCCGCTCTCCGTCGACCTGGACGGCTTCGCCGAGCAGTTGCGGCTGGAGAACCGCACGCTCAAGCGGGCACTGACCGATCCCCGTCGCTTCTCGGGCATCGGTAACGCGTTCAGCGACGAGATCCTGCACGCGGCGCGCCTCTCCCCCGTCAAGCGCACGCGGCAGTTGACCGACGAGGAACTCGCACACCTGCACGCGACGACACGGACGGTCCTGACGGACTGGATCCGTCGGCTGCGCGAACGCACCGGCGACGGGTTCCCCGAGGAGGTGACGGCCTTCCGGCCCGACTTCGCCGTCCACGGCAAGTACGGCGAGCCGTGCCCCGTGTGCGCCACCACGGTCCAGCGCATCCGCTACGCCGACAACGAGACCAACTACTGCCCGCGGTGTCAGACGGAGGGCAAGCTGCTCGCCGACCGCAGCCTGTCGCGCATCCTCAAGGAGGACTGGCCGAAGACGGTCGACCAACTCGAGGGCGCCTGA